In the Podospora pseudocomata strain CBS 415.72m chromosome 5, whole genome shotgun sequence genome, one interval contains:
- a CDS encoding hypothetical protein (EggNog:ENOG503P2D5; COG:G), translated as MISQHKYTGSPARMPSRRSSVAIAFIALSFLLLLYTSRRLGSWTPYNEPYHHETDPHKSQHAPQGDGAHDTKPVPSTQAPAVDPLCEGFPDTSNILLVMKTGASESFARVPTQMMTMLKCLPDFLIFSDMDQNIGGQEIHDSLATVQEAAQEDNSDFDLYRRQKWCEVDQENCNKLGNPAREGWNLDKYKNVHIAEKAYNMRPNYDWYLFVDADTYVLWPNLVEWLKQLKPTKKVYLGSVTLINNFSFGHGGSGYIVSKATMDDFIGNNPGVGNQYDMRAKRECCGDYIFALALKDKTEVGVQQMWPTINGEKPATLPFGPSHWCHPIVTMHHMNAEEINTFWHFERKRYHRLAQSGKKAETLVIRDIFDEFLAPKLNETREDWDNNADNRFYLDQSNDRKWEDWMTNRMKKQDQYNEHEKKAHESFEACGAACKSLGNDCFMYRYKDGACSISNSFQLGKPLKKGADKDRTMSGWDVEKIKKWVADQPACDKIRWPEVKTN; from the exons ATGATTTCACAACATAAATACACCGGTTCGCCCGCCAGAATGCCGTCTCGGAGGTCGTCTGTCGCGATCGCCTTCATCGCCCTTAGtttcctgctgctgctctacACATCGAGGAGGCTGGGCAGCTGGACGCCCTACAACGAGCCTTATCACCACGAGACCGATCCCCACAAGAGCCAACATGCGCCCCAGGGAGATGGCGCCCACGATACCAAGCCCGTACCGTCGACACAGGCCCCCGCCGTCGACCCCCTGTGCGAAGGGTTCCCCGacaccagcaacatcctGCTCGTCATGAAGACGGGAGCGTCCGAGTCCTTTGCGCGTGTGCCCACCCAGATGATGACCATGCTCAAGTGCCTCCCCGACTTCCTCATCTTTAGCGACATGGATCAAAACATTGGCGGACAAGAGATCCACGACAGTCTGGCCACGGTCCAGGAGGCTGCGCAGGAAGACAACTCGGACTTTGACCTGTATCGCCGACAAAAGTGGTGCGAGGTCGACCAGGAGAACTGCAACAAGCTCGGCAACCCGGCCCGGGAAGGGTGGAACCTTGACAAGTACAAGAACGTCCACATTGCTGAGAAGGCGTATAACATGCGGCCCAACTACGACTGGTATCTGTTTGTCGACGCCGACACCTACGTGCTGTGGCCCAACCTGGTCGAGTGGCTGAAGCAGCTGAAGCCGACCAAGAAGGTCTACCTGGGCAGCGTCACGCTGATCAATAACTTCAGCTTCGGACACGGAGGCTCGGGTTACATCGTCAGCAAGGCGACCATGGACGACTTCATCGGCAACAACCCGGGTGTCGGCAACCAGTACGATATGAGAGCAAAGCGCGAGTGCTGCGGCGATTACATCTTTGCCCTTGCGCTCAAGGACAAGACGGAAGTCGGGGTCCAGCAGATG TGGCCTACCATCAACGGCGAAAAGCCCGCCACTCTTCCCTTCGGCCCATCGCATTGGTGCCACCCCATTGTCACCATGCACCACATGAACGCCGAGGAGATCAACACCTTCTGGCACTTTGAACGGAAGCGATACCACCGCCTCGCGCAGTCTGGCAAAAAGGCCGAGACGCTTGTGATCCGCGACATCTTTGACGAATTCTTGGCTCCCAAACTGAACGAGACACGCGAGGATTGGGACAACAACGCCGACAATCGCTTCTACCTCGACCAATCCAACGACCGCAAGTGGGAAGACTGGATGACGAACCGCATGAAGAAGCAGGATCAGTACAACGAGCACGAGAAGAAGGCACACGAGTCGTTTGAGGCCTGTGGTGCCGCCTGCAAGAGCTTGGGCAACGACTGCTTCATGTACAGATACAAGGATGGTGCCTGCAGTATTTCCAACTCtttccagcttggaaaacCCCTGAAGAAGGGGGCAGACAAGGACCGGACCATGAGCGGCTGGGACGTcgaaaagatcaagaagTGGGTGGCCGATCAACCGGCATGCGACAAGATCCGTTGGCCCGAGGTCAAGACCAACTag